A single window of Jiangella alkaliphila DNA harbors:
- a CDS encoding STAS domain-containing protein codes for MSNDVAVQARDFGGCTILTVPGDLDAALADEVRWAANAADSRHVVVDLGRAGSVDPSAASVLAGLHERIRARGGGVCVVTRDHGVRAQLERLAADLGLRCYTEIGDALEASMSERQAGLARA; via the coding sequence GTGAGCAACGACGTCGCCGTGCAGGCCCGCGACTTCGGTGGCTGCACGATCCTGACCGTTCCCGGCGATCTCGACGCCGCACTGGCCGACGAGGTCCGGTGGGCCGCCAACGCCGCCGACAGCCGTCATGTCGTGGTCGACCTGGGCCGAGCCGGCTCCGTCGACCCGTCGGCGGCGTCGGTGCTGGCCGGCCTGCATGAGCGTATCCGCGCCAGGGGCGGTGGCGTCTGCGTGGTCACCCGCGACCACGGTGTGCGAGCCCAGCTGGAGCGGCTCGCGGCCGACCTGGGGCTGCGCTGCTACACCGAGATCGGCGACGCCCTCGAGGCGTCCATGTCCGAGCGCCAGGCG